One window of the Candidatus Eremiobacteraceae bacterium genome contains the following:
- a CDS encoding multidrug efflux RND transporter permease subunit, whose product MQFFITRPIFASVCSAVILLAGALSIPSLPVAQYPNIAPPQISVQSEYIGANAETVETSVTNPLEASINGAEGMRYMSSSSTADGASSITATFDLGRDPDKAAQDVQTRVNEAQGLLPAQVKQTGIIVNKNSSSFVMALAITSDDPKLDSLFLSNYADRYVTEALQRVKGVGSVLVFGERKYAMRLWLDPAKLQSYGLTADDVTTALSEQNVQVAAGQVGAAPSPPGQPYTLNVRVAGRLTTPQEFANIVIKSGAGYLVRVSDVGRVDLGAQDYSTNLKFDGKTAIGIGILQLANANSLTVSQGVNDAMARLAKDFPPGVHYNVAFDATTFVNESIHEVLQTLALAISLVVLVIFLFLQDWRATLIPACTIPVSLLGTFALLKAFNFSINTLTLFGLTLATALVVDDAIVVVENIVRYIHEHKKSAKEAAPLAMAEIASAVIATSLVLLAVFVPVAFFPGTTGELYKQFALTIASTITISAFTALTLAPALAAVLLEGEAPSHNAFMRAVGGFIQRVRDFYKRLLPGIVRQRAWVLCVFVVLLVATVFMFKIVPTGFIPDEDQGYFIVVAQGPPGSPLEYTDKIMAQAYGVLKTEPDVTDVFSVSGFSFFGSGSNNGIMFGKFKPWSDRRASNQSAQAIIGRLSGKLFGITGASVYAFNPPAIQGAGSIGGFDLEVEDQGNLGIPALAQTAGKIEYIANTDLSPAKTPILSSVFTTFRADSPQLELNIDRDAVQALHVKLSDVFDTLQVLLGSDYVNDFNYQNKSYRVYVQADAPYRSRIENLNNYYVKNDANAMVPLSSFMTVQRTLGPPAIYHYNLFRSIEFNGSPGPGVSSGQAIEEMQKLLGQILPKGMTYDWTGTSLDQIEAGSVTIVIFGLAVVFVFLVLAAQYESLVDPLIIIMAVPLAILGALGAVYLRGTQNDIFCQVGLVMLVGLASKNAILIVQFGNLLRNQGVPVAQAALQAAQTRLRPILMTSFAFIFGIMPLVFASGAGQNSRHSLGTAVVGGMLVSTLLNLVIIPLLYMIIAGAEDRFRERRARRAEQTSD is encoded by the coding sequence ATGCAATTCTTCATCACCCGGCCGATCTTCGCATCGGTGTGTTCGGCAGTCATCTTGCTTGCTGGCGCGCTTTCGATCCCGTCGCTGCCCGTCGCGCAGTATCCGAACATCGCTCCGCCGCAGATCTCAGTGCAGTCGGAGTACATCGGCGCGAACGCCGAGACGGTGGAGACTTCGGTCACCAATCCGCTCGAGGCAAGCATCAACGGCGCCGAGGGCATGCGCTACATGTCGTCGAGCAGCACCGCCGACGGCGCGAGCTCGATCACAGCCACGTTCGACCTCGGCCGCGATCCGGACAAAGCGGCGCAAGACGTGCAGACGCGCGTCAACGAAGCGCAAGGTCTCTTGCCGGCGCAGGTCAAGCAGACCGGCATCATCGTGAACAAGAACTCGTCGTCTTTTGTCATGGCGCTTGCGATCACGTCCGACGACCCGAAACTCGACAGCCTGTTCTTGAGCAATTACGCGGACCGCTACGTCACGGAAGCGCTGCAGCGCGTGAAAGGCGTCGGCAGCGTCCTCGTGTTCGGCGAGCGCAAGTACGCGATGCGGCTCTGGCTCGATCCCGCCAAGCTGCAGTCATACGGCCTGACGGCCGACGACGTCACGACGGCGCTATCGGAGCAAAACGTCCAAGTCGCGGCTGGACAAGTGGGCGCGGCGCCGTCGCCGCCCGGACAGCCGTACACGCTCAACGTGCGGGTCGCCGGCCGTCTCACCACACCGCAAGAATTCGCCAACATCGTCATCAAGAGCGGCGCCGGCTACTTGGTTCGCGTCTCGGACGTGGGCCGCGTGGATCTCGGCGCGCAGGATTATTCCACGAATCTGAAGTTCGACGGCAAGACGGCGATCGGCATCGGAATCCTGCAGCTCGCGAACGCGAACTCGCTAACGGTCTCGCAGGGCGTCAACGACGCGATGGCGCGGCTTGCGAAAGATTTCCCGCCGGGCGTCCACTATAACGTAGCTTTCGATGCGACGACCTTCGTCAACGAATCCATCCATGAAGTGCTGCAGACGTTGGCGCTCGCGATCTCACTCGTCGTGCTCGTGATCTTCCTCTTCTTACAGGATTGGCGCGCCACGCTCATCCCGGCATGCACGATTCCCGTTTCGCTGCTCGGCACGTTCGCGTTGCTCAAGGCCTTCAATTTCTCGATAAACACGCTCACGCTCTTCGGCCTGACGCTCGCGACCGCATTGGTCGTGGACGACGCGATCGTCGTCGTCGAGAACATCGTCCGTTACATCCACGAGCACAAGAAATCGGCGAAGGAGGCTGCGCCGCTCGCCATGGCCGAGATCGCGAGCGCAGTCATCGCGACGTCGCTCGTGCTGCTCGCCGTGTTCGTGCCGGTGGCGTTCTTCCCCGGAACGACGGGCGAGCTTTACAAGCAGTTCGCGCTGACGATCGCGTCGACGATCACCATCTCAGCCTTCACAGCATTGACGCTCGCCCCCGCGCTCGCAGCCGTGCTGCTCGAAGGTGAAGCGCCGAGCCACAACGCCTTCATGCGCGCGGTCGGCGGATTCATACAGCGTGTCCGCGATTTCTATAAGCGTCTGCTGCCGGGCATCGTCCGCCAGCGCGCGTGGGTGCTGTGCGTCTTCGTCGTGCTTCTGGTCGCCACGGTCTTCATGTTCAAGATCGTTCCCACCGGATTCATACCCGACGAGGATCAAGGCTACTTCATCGTCGTCGCGCAAGGTCCGCCGGGGTCGCCGCTCGAGTACACGGACAAGATCATGGCGCAAGCCTACGGCGTCTTGAAAACTGAACCGGACGTCACGGACGTGTTCAGCGTCTCGGGCTTCTCGTTCTTCGGGTCCGGCTCGAACAACGGCATCATGTTCGGCAAGTTCAAGCCGTGGTCCGACCGGCGCGCTTCGAATCAATCGGCGCAGGCGATCATCGGGCGGCTCAGCGGCAAACTGTTCGGGATCACCGGGGCGTCGGTGTACGCGTTCAATCCGCCCGCGATTCAAGGCGCCGGCAGCATCGGCGGCTTCGACTTAGAGGTGGAAGATCAGGGCAACCTCGGCATCCCGGCGCTCGCGCAGACGGCGGGCAAGATCGAGTACATTGCCAACACCGACCTGTCGCCTGCCAAAACCCCGATACTGAGCTCCGTCTTCACGACCTTCCGCGCCGACAGCCCGCAGCTCGAGCTGAACATCGATCGCGACGCCGTGCAGGCGCTGCACGTGAAGCTCAGCGACGTGTTCGACACGCTGCAAGTGTTGCTCGGCTCCGACTATGTCAACGATTTCAATTATCAGAACAAATCGTATCGCGTGTACGTGCAGGCGGATGCGCCGTATCGGTCGAGAATCGAGAACCTCAACAACTACTACGTGAAAAACGATGCAAACGCCATGGTGCCGCTGAGCTCGTTCATGACGGTGCAGCGCACGCTCGGGCCTCCGGCCATCTATCATTACAATCTCTTCCGCTCGATCGAATTCAACGGAAGTCCGGGCCCCGGCGTCTCGTCCGGTCAGGCCATCGAAGAGATGCAGAAGCTGCTGGGCCAGATACTTCCCAAAGGCATGACGTACGATTGGACCGGCACGTCGCTCGACCAGATCGAAGCGGGCAGCGTCACCATCGTCATCTTCGGTCTGGCCGTGGTGTTCGTATTCCTCGTGCTCGCGGCGCAGTACGAGAGCCTCGTGGATCCGCTGATCATCATCATGGCCGTGCCGCTTGCGATCCTGGGTGCGCTTGGCGCGGTCTACTTGCGAGGCACGCAGAACGACATCTTCTGCCAGGTCGGTCTTGTGATGCTCGTCGGCCTTGCAAGCAAGAACGCGATTCTCATCGTGCAGTTCGGGAATCTCTTGAGAAATCAGGGCGTACCGGTCGCCCAGGCCGCGTTGCAAGCGGCGCAAACCCGGTTGCGCCCGATCTTGATGACGTCATTCGCCTTCATCTTCGGCATCATGCCGCTCGTGTTCGCGAGCGGCGCGGGTCAGAACAGCAGGCATTCACTCGGCACGGCTGTCGTCGGCGGCATGCTCGTCTCAACGCTGCTGAACCTCGTGATCATACCGTTGCTCTACATGATCATCGCGGGAGCCGAAGACCGATTCCGCGAGCGTCGCGCTCGTCGGGCAGAGCAAACCTCGGACTAA
- the uvrA gene encoding excinuclease ABC subunit UvrA, whose product MADRKNGKTPHRHAVPAAAVPQRHGLDAIVIKGAREHNLKNIDLTLPRNQLIVITGLSGSGKSSLAFDTIYAEGQRRYVESLSSYARQFLGQMDKPDVDYIEGLSPAISIDQKSASHNPRSTVGTVTEIYDYLRLLYARIGAPHCPNCGKAITPQSAEQIVEQLLALPEGSRVQLLAPMVSGRKGEYQKLFEQAVKDGYARVRVDGTMRELREKITLDKKRKHSVEIVVDRLVIKPDLRRRLTDSVETVLKLTQGVMIVLHSPPGSQAQKEMNFSEKFACIDCGLSFDELAPRMFSFNSPFGACPECTGLGVKIEIDPRLVIPDRTKAVREGAIVPFTKNLSAGMNAFYFQQVAAILKAEGYGIEVPVNKLPESVVDLILYGLDSKRAFTFKTKAGKKWTYESQYKGVIPTLQRRYEETSSDYVRAEIEKLMTTVKCAACGGARLKPESLAVTIGGLNIAKLTSMPVDRSLAFVQELQLNAREEQIARQIMKELRARLGFLVNVGLEYLTLDRSATTLSGGEAQRIRLATQIGSSLVGVLYVLDEPSIGLHQRDNARLLATLKTLRDLGNTLIVVEHDEDTMREADFLVDIGPRAGKDGGRVLAAGTIGDIAANPESLTGRYLTGEAFIPIPPRRRERTGTLLVRKANANNLHDLDVAFPLGVFTCVTGVSGSGKSTLVEMVLHRALAHHLHGQPPDETYGKLIGLDRLDKVVVIDQSPIGRTPRSNPATYTGAFDPIRELFSMTPDARTRGYAPGRFSFNVRGGRCETCDGDGIIRIEMHFLPDVYVPCETCKGRRYNQQTLEVKYKGKSIADVLEMRVDEAADFFENQTRIAGKLRTICDVGLGYIQMGQSATTLSGGEAQRVKLATELSRRSTGRTFYILDEPTTGLHFADVAHLLRVLQRLVDSGNTVLVIEHNLDVIKTADHVIDLGPEGGEKGGRLVAEGTPEEVAADPASHTGQYLKRVLADSRAHIAISSEHGAVAEYQRVNDELLRSLEGTKTA is encoded by the coding sequence ATGGCCGATCGAAAAAATGGCAAGACGCCCCATCGCCACGCCGTGCCCGCCGCAGCGGTTCCGCAGCGCCATGGCTTGGATGCGATCGTCATCAAAGGCGCGCGCGAACACAATCTCAAGAACATCGACCTGACGCTGCCGCGCAATCAGCTCATCGTGATCACCGGGCTTTCAGGCTCAGGCAAAAGCTCGCTTGCTTTCGACACGATCTACGCCGAGGGCCAGCGCCGCTACGTGGAGTCGCTCTCGTCGTACGCGCGCCAATTCCTCGGTCAGATGGACAAGCCCGACGTCGACTACATCGAAGGGCTCTCGCCCGCGATCTCCATCGACCAGAAATCGGCCAGCCACAATCCGCGGTCGACGGTCGGCACCGTCACGGAGATCTACGATTACCTCCGGCTGCTTTACGCGCGCATCGGCGCCCCGCACTGCCCGAATTGCGGCAAGGCGATAACGCCCCAGTCGGCCGAGCAGATCGTGGAACAACTGTTGGCATTGCCGGAAGGTTCGCGCGTCCAGCTGCTTGCCCCGATGGTCAGCGGCCGAAAGGGCGAGTATCAGAAGCTGTTCGAGCAGGCGGTGAAAGACGGCTACGCGCGCGTGCGGGTCGACGGCACCATGCGTGAGTTGCGCGAGAAGATCACGCTCGACAAGAAGCGCAAGCACAGCGTTGAGATCGTGGTCGACCGGCTCGTCATCAAGCCCGATCTGCGCCGGCGCCTCACCGACTCCGTTGAGACCGTGCTCAAGCTCACGCAGGGCGTCATGATCGTCCTGCATTCGCCGCCCGGATCGCAGGCGCAGAAAGAGATGAATTTCTCCGAGAAGTTCGCGTGCATCGACTGCGGCCTCTCGTTCGATGAACTCGCGCCGCGGATGTTCTCTTTCAATTCCCCGTTTGGCGCCTGTCCGGAATGCACCGGGCTCGGCGTCAAGATCGAGATCGATCCGCGACTCGTGATCCCAGACCGCACGAAGGCCGTGCGCGAAGGCGCGATCGTGCCGTTCACCAAGAATCTCTCGGCGGGGATGAACGCGTTTTACTTCCAGCAAGTAGCCGCGATCCTCAAGGCCGAGGGCTACGGCATCGAAGTGCCGGTGAACAAGCTGCCCGAGAGCGTGGTCGATCTGATCTTGTACGGTCTGGATTCGAAGCGTGCGTTTACGTTCAAGACCAAGGCCGGCAAGAAGTGGACGTACGAATCGCAGTACAAAGGCGTGATCCCAACCCTGCAGCGGCGCTATGAAGAAACGTCCTCCGACTACGTCAGAGCCGAGATCGAGAAACTGATGACCACGGTCAAGTGCGCCGCGTGCGGCGGGGCGCGCCTGAAACCTGAATCGTTGGCGGTCACCATCGGCGGACTGAACATCGCGAAGCTCACGTCGATGCCCGTGGACCGCTCGCTCGCGTTCGTCCAGGAATTGCAGTTGAACGCGCGCGAGGAACAGATCGCGCGCCAGATCATGAAAGAGCTTCGCGCGCGGCTCGGATTTCTCGTCAACGTCGGCCTCGAGTATCTCACGCTCGACCGGAGCGCCACCACGCTTTCGGGCGGCGAGGCCCAGCGCATCCGGCTCGCCACGCAGATCGGGTCGTCTCTGGTCGGCGTGCTTTACGTCTTAGACGAACCTTCGATCGGACTGCATCAGCGCGACAACGCGCGCTTGCTCGCCACGCTGAAAACGCTGCGCGATCTGGGCAACACGTTGATCGTCGTCGAGCACGACGAAGACACGATGCGCGAAGCGGACTTTCTCGTCGATATCGGTCCGCGGGCCGGCAAGGATGGCGGCCGCGTTCTCGCAGCCGGCACGATCGGCGATATCGCGGCAAATCCGGAATCGCTGACCGGGCGCTACCTCACGGGAGAGGCCTTCATCCCGATCCCGCCGCGCCGGCGCGAGCGTACCGGCACCCTGCTCGTGCGCAAAGCAAACGCCAACAATCTTCACGATCTTGATGTAGCGTTTCCGCTCGGCGTCTTCACCTGCGTCACAGGCGTCTCGGGATCGGGAAAGTCGACGCTCGTCGAAATGGTGCTGCACCGCGCGCTCGCGCATCATCTCCACGGCCAACCGCCGGACGAGACCTACGGCAAGCTGATAGGTTTGGACAGGCTCGACAAGGTCGTCGTCATCGACCAGTCGCCGATCGGACGGACGCCGCGCAGCAACCCCGCGACCTACACGGGCGCGTTCGACCCGATTCGCGAGCTCTTCTCGATGACGCCGGACGCGCGCACCCGCGGGTACGCGCCGGGCCGATTCTCTTTCAACGTCAGGGGCGGGCGCTGCGAGACGTGCGACGGCGACGGGATCATCCGCATCGAGATGCACTTCCTGCCGGACGTCTATGTTCCGTGCGAGACCTGCAAAGGCCGGCGCTACAATCAGCAGACGCTCGAAGTGAAGTACAAAGGCAAGTCGATCGCGGACGTGCTCGAAATGCGCGTCGACGAGGCGGCGGATTTTTTTGAGAACCAGACGCGCATCGCGGGCAAACTGCGCACCATCTGCGATGTCGGGCTCGGCTATATCCAGATGGGCCAATCGGCGACCACGCTTTCCGGCGGCGAAGCGCAGCGCGTCAAGCTCGCGACCGAATTGTCGCGGCGGAGCACCGGACGAACGTTCTACATCTTAGACGAACCGACGACAGGCCTGCACTTCGCCGATGTCGCGCATCTGCTGCGCGTCCTGCAGCGCTTGGTCGACAGCGGCAATACGGTGCTCGTCATCGAGCATAATCTCGACGTCATCAAAACCGCCGACCACGTGATCGATCTCGGGCCAGAAGGCGGCGAAAAGGGCGGCAGGCTCGTGGCGGAAGGCACGCCCGAGGAAGTCGCGGCGGATCCGGCCTCGCATACCGGGCAGTATCTCAAGCGCGTGCTCGCGGATTCGCGCGCCCACATCGCCATTTCGAGCGAGCACGGGGCGGTCGCGGAGTACCAGCGCGTGAACGACGAACTGCTCCGCAGCCTCGAAGGCACGAAAACGGCCTAA
- a CDS encoding HAD family hydrolase produces the protein MLRAIFFDLDDTLVDDTISTEHCAELVAQELAADRGIAPAELAKAYLDAAIAFWEGLGPGAGRPPEGGIRRAMWSRALQHFGVEDAELAAALARRYDIIRAERVEYFPDAVPVLARLHNRYRLAIITNGFTETHKARVAPLELGRFFDHVVMAGDLGFVKPDPAVFHHAMRLLGVTAQESVMVGDRFNRDVEGAHAAGMRAIWVNPHGEPAPAGARPAEAIIASMRELPLALERIA, from the coding sequence ATGTTGCGGGCAATTTTTTTCGATTTAGACGACACACTCGTGGATGACACGATCTCGACCGAGCATTGCGCCGAGCTCGTCGCGCAAGAACTTGCGGCGGACCGCGGCATCGCGCCCGCGGAACTTGCGAAAGCGTATCTCGATGCTGCGATCGCGTTTTGGGAGGGCCTAGGGCCGGGCGCCGGCCGCCCGCCCGAAGGCGGCATCAGACGAGCTATGTGGAGCCGCGCGCTTCAACACTTCGGGGTCGAGGATGCAGAGCTGGCCGCTGCGCTCGCTCGCCGATATGACATCATCCGCGCGGAGAGGGTTGAATATTTTCCCGATGCCGTACCCGTGTTGGCGCGTCTGCACAACCGCTACCGGCTTGCGATCATAACCAACGGATTCACCGAAACGCACAAAGCGCGCGTCGCGCCGCTCGAGTTGGGGCGCTTCTTCGATCACGTCGTCATGGCGGGCGACTTGGGATTCGTGAAGCCTGATCCGGCGGTCTTCCATCATGCGATGCGTCTGCTGGGCGTCACGGCGCAGGAAAGCGTGATGGTGGGCGATCGTTTCAATCGCGATGTCGAAGGCGCGCACGCAGCCGGCATGCGGGCGATCTGGGTCAACCCTCATGGCGAGCCCGCTCCTGCCGGAGCTCGGCCGGCGGAGGCGATCATCGCATCGATGCGTGAGCTGCCGCTAGCCCTCGAGCGCATCGCCTAA
- a CDS encoding DUF1036 domain-containing protein — MFKHIAVAAAGAIAFFALTALHPAPALASFRVCNQSGEKIAVAIAYYGSDEDGWVSEGWWNLADGDCATPIAKDLDNRYYYLFADGDQHTWTGDYDNCVDPSTAFTLKHADSDCNFSKKSFFKVDTGDTSTDYTYTFH, encoded by the coding sequence ATGTTCAAGCACATCGCCGTAGCCGCCGCCGGCGCGATCGCGTTCTTCGCTCTCACGGCGCTGCACCCGGCGCCTGCGCTCGCGAGCTTCCGCGTCTGCAATCAGTCCGGTGAAAAGATCGCCGTGGCGATCGCATACTATGGAAGCGATGAAGACGGCTGGGTCAGTGAGGGCTGGTGGAATCTCGCCGACGGCGACTGCGCCACGCCAATCGCGAAAGACCTCGACAATCGCTATTATTATCTCTTCGCCGACGGCGACCAGCACACGTGGACCGGCGACTACGATAACTGTGTCGATCCGAGCACTGCCTTCACGCTCAAACATGCCGACAGCGACTGCAACTTCTCGAAGAAATCGTTCTTCAAAGTTGACACCGGCGACACCAGCACGGACTATACGTACACCTTCCATTGA
- a CDS encoding PilZ domain-containing protein, whose protein sequence is MTHGHEETGSERRQHDRVAKALPVHVHRERSPESFPGEIVNIGAGGVLLRTSMPIGTNDLVSIDLDVDGENDPIYVYGTVVRNDARGVGVSFVRISEVTADLISYLIRKWQRDGAPAA, encoded by the coding sequence ATGACACACGGACACGAAGAAACGGGCTCGGAGCGCCGTCAGCATGACCGCGTCGCGAAAGCGCTGCCGGTTCACGTCCATCGGGAGCGTTCGCCGGAGTCATTTCCGGGCGAGATCGTCAACATCGGCGCGGGCGGTGTTCTGCTTCGGACATCCATGCCGATCGGCACGAACGATCTCGTCTCGATCGATCTCGACGTAGACGGCGAGAACGATCCTATCTACGTCTATGGTACCGTGGTGCGCAACGACGCTCGCGGCGTCGGCGTCTCGTTCGTCCGGATCAGCGAAGTGACGGCCGACCTCATCTCGTATCTCATCCGCAAGTGGCAGCGCGACGGAGCCCCCGCGGCGTAA
- a CDS encoding efflux RND transporter periplasmic adaptor subunit produces the protein MSAALLLAATIAASGCGHRGGGAGGYGGGAAFSIPVAAAPIKRGDIAQTFRVVGTVAPLQIASLSSVVSGNVLLVNGQIGQHVSQGQLLVKIDDSVLQAELRQNQAQLEAAQAHYASVLANASGTVSSANAGLASAQSAAATADSTYQRDRALFKQGFVSQQALDEAQSAAAAADAALRSAQVTAANASLSPQGPSSAVADLRNAKAAVDTASAAVEGVLSQIDLTNVRAPFSGVIVYRAVDPGALAAPGSPLMEVNQLDSVYINANVSGNSLAYVRAGTPVTVSVSSIPGRTWHGTVSYFNMAADPGTVSYTARIRIANPDLALRPGMVAQASFVQSRKTGVLLAPTASVFQTDTGYGMFIIDKGVAKQLPVDIGIQNDDFTEVTGQGLAPNVMAILNHSVTLQPGTPVQPIGSTGGPPAGSAPGGKAKSSKPQGSGQPTGGQH, from the coding sequence ATGAGTGCGGCCCTCCTACTGGCCGCGACGATCGCCGCGTCGGGCTGCGGCCATCGCGGCGGCGGCGCGGGCGGTTACGGCGGCGGGGCCGCGTTTTCGATTCCGGTGGCTGCCGCCCCGATCAAACGCGGCGATATCGCTCAGACATTTCGTGTGGTCGGGACTGTGGCGCCGCTGCAGATCGCTTCGCTGTCATCGGTCGTGTCCGGCAACGTGTTGCTGGTCAATGGCCAGATCGGTCAGCACGTATCGCAAGGTCAGCTCCTCGTGAAAATCGACGATAGCGTCCTGCAAGCGGAGTTGCGTCAAAACCAGGCGCAGTTGGAGGCCGCCCAGGCGCACTACGCATCGGTGCTGGCGAACGCGAGCGGCACCGTGTCGAGTGCCAATGCCGGTCTCGCATCGGCTCAAAGCGCCGCCGCGACCGCCGACTCGACATACCAGCGAGATCGCGCGCTATTCAAGCAAGGTTTTGTCTCACAGCAGGCCCTGGATGAAGCCCAATCCGCCGCCGCGGCTGCCGACGCCGCGCTTCGCTCCGCACAAGTGACGGCCGCAAACGCCAGCCTGTCGCCGCAAGGCCCGAGCTCCGCCGTGGCGGATCTGCGCAATGCCAAGGCCGCGGTAGACACGGCATCCGCCGCCGTGGAAGGCGTCCTCAGCCAAATCGATCTGACAAACGTGCGCGCGCCGTTCTCCGGCGTCATCGTCTATCGCGCCGTCGATCCGGGCGCGCTCGCCGCGCCGGGCTCGCCGCTCATGGAAGTGAACCAGTTGGATTCGGTCTATATCAACGCAAACGTCTCCGGCAATAGTCTGGCATATGTGCGCGCCGGAACGCCTGTGACAGTCAGCGTGAGCTCGATACCGGGCCGCACGTGGCATGGCACGGTGTCCTACTTCAATATGGCGGCCGATCCGGGAACGGTATCGTACACGGCGCGTATCCGTATCGCAAATCCGGATCTCGCCCTGCGACCGGGTATGGTCGCGCAAGCATCGTTCGTGCAATCGCGCAAGACGGGCGTGCTTCTCGCGCCGACGGCTTCCGTTTTCCAGACCGACACCGGCTACGGCATGTTCATCATCGACAAGGGGGTAGCGAAGCAGCTTCCGGTCGACATCGGCATTCAGAATGATGACTTCACCGAGGTGACCGGTCAAGGACTCGCGCCGAACGTGATGGCGATTCTAAACCACTCCGTCACGCTCCAGCCCGGGACTCCGGTCCAGCCGATCGGATCGACAGGCGGTCCGCCGGCGGGCAGCGCGCCGGGAGGCAAGGCGAAGAGCAGCAAGCCGCAAGGCAGCGGTCAACCGACGGGCGGGCAGCACTAG